A genomic stretch from Nitrospirota bacterium includes:
- a CDS encoding cbb3-type cytochrome c oxidase subunit I: MVDLSREDNRGFYFSEGRSPGLLSWLFSWIFSIDHKRIAILYLLSALTFFFMGVTLGFLIRLELIAPGATIMEAQTYNSVFTLHGIIMIFLFIIPVTTGVLGNFFLPIQIGAKDMAFPRLNLLSWWFYIIGAFLVFTSLFTGNGPPDTGWTFYVPYSIKTGTNVSLAVFAVFILGLSSILTGINFVTTVHILRAPGMRWHKLPLFVWSVYATAWILVIATPVVGMTFLLILAERFLGIGVFDPLKGGDPILYQHLFWIYSHPAVYVMILPGMGIVAEIIPVFCRRVIFGYRAIAYSSLAIAILGSMVWGHHMFVSGYSSNAAMVFSLLTFLVAIPSAIKVFNWVTTMYKGSIVLETPFLLTLAFIFQFSIGGLSGLMLGTLSLNVHLHDTAFVVGHFHYIVFGGGGFAFFAGLHYWFPKMFGKMYNKKIANISAAFLFVGFNTLYFPMFILGLNGMPRRYYDYLPEFQPWQMVSTFGSWILITGLIIMFANLVYSLKKGERAPENPWGGATLEWQTTSPPPLENFHTPPVVERGPYDYRELL, translated from the coding sequence ATAGTGGATCTATCAAGGGAAGATAATCGAGGATTTTACTTCAGCGAGGGGCGTTCTCCGGGGCTCCTCTCCTGGCTATTCTCATGGATATTCTCAATAGATCATAAACGCATCGCTATCCTCTATTTACTCTCTGCATTAACTTTCTTCTTCATGGGTGTGACTCTCGGATTTCTTATACGGCTGGAACTTATAGCCCCTGGCGCCACAATAATGGAGGCACAGACCTATAACTCGGTCTTTACCCTCCACGGCATCATTATGATCTTCTTATTCATCATCCCCGTGACCACAGGGGTATTAGGCAATTTTTTCCTCCCCATACAGATTGGCGCAAAAGATATGGCTTTTCCGAGGCTTAATCTGCTCTCCTGGTGGTTCTATATAATTGGAGCGTTCCTCGTTTTCACATCTCTTTTCACCGGCAACGGTCCTCCTGATACAGGCTGGACTTTCTATGTGCCCTACAGTATAAAGACTGGGACAAACGTATCCCTTGCGGTCTTTGCTGTATTCATACTCGGTCTGTCTTCCATATTAACAGGGATTAATTTTGTGACAACCGTTCACATTCTAAGGGCCCCGGGAATGAGGTGGCACAAGCTTCCTCTCTTCGTATGGTCTGTTTACGCGACCGCCTGGATACTCGTCATAGCAACCCCGGTTGTTGGAATGACATTTCTCCTGATTCTTGCTGAGAGATTTTTAGGTATAGGTGTCTTTGATCCGCTGAAGGGAGGTGACCCCATACTCTATCAGCATCTCTTCTGGATATACTCCCACCCGGCAGTCTATGTTATGATCCTTCCAGGGATGGGTATCGTTGCAGAGATCATACCTGTATTCTGCAGAAGAGTCATATTCGGTTACAGGGCCATAGCATATTCGAGTCTGGCAATTGCAATCCTGGGTTCGATGGTATGGGGACACCATATGTTTGTAAGCGGTTACAGTTCCAATGCCGCAATGGTCTTTTCCCTGCTCACCTTTCTTGTGGCAATACCCAGCGCAATAAAAGTCTTTAACTGGGTTACCACTATGTACAAGGGATCTATTGTCCTTGAGACCCCTTTTCTTCTGACACTTGCATTTATATTCCAATTTTCCATTGGAGGGCTTTCAGGATTAATGCTTGGCACCCTTTCTTTAAACGTCCATCTTCATGATACAGCCTTTGTCGTCGGGCATTTCCATTACATTGTTTTCGGCGGCGGCGGGTTCGCATTCTTCGCCGGACTACATTACTGGTTTCCCAAGATGTTTGGAAAGATGTATAACAAAAAAATTGCAAATATCTCGGCTGCATTTCTGTTCGTTGGTTTTAACACCCTCTATTTTCCTATGTTCATACTGGGACTGAATGGAATGCCTAGGAGATATTACGACTATCTTCCTGAATTTCAACCATGGCAGATGGTCTCAACCTTCGGGTCGTGGATATTAATAACCGGCCTCATCATAATGTTTGCAAACCTGGT